The Oncorhynchus gorbuscha isolate QuinsamMale2020 ecotype Even-year unplaced genomic scaffold, OgorEven_v1.0 Un_scaffold_2672, whole genome shotgun sequence genome includes a window with the following:
- the LOC124026257 gene encoding LOW QUALITY PROTEIN: E3 ubiquitin-protein ligase TRIM71-like (The sequence of the model RefSeq protein was modified relative to this genomic sequence to represent the inferred CDS: inserted 3 bases in 2 codons), with translation MTEVLLLTVLLLTVCSCACPSAGSVADCLLLCLFPLQVLLLTVCFCACPSAGSVADCLLLCLFPLQVLHFFCDTCSVPVFREASVGCHSGHSLLYLQDSLQDSRTLTIQLLADAQRGRHAVQLSIEKAQAVAEQVELKAMVVQSEVKAITQRHKKALEERECELLWKVENIRQVKAKSLYLQLEKLHQNLTKLDSTISTVTQVLEKGSSLDLLLARESMLLQITELKALRELLLPQDDDRILFTTPDQTLLLAIQSLGLVSSGAFAPLTKAQGEGLCRGLQGKQASFTVVGYDHDGELRLSGGDGVSAVVVASDGNLLNAEVTDHQNGLYTVSYLPKVEGEHLVSVLICNQHIEGSPFKVLVKSGRSYGGIPLPVASFGREGDGDGQLCRPWGVXVDKEGYIIVADRSNNRVQIFKPCGSFHHKFGTLGSRPGQLDRPAGVACDSQRRIIVADKDNHRIQIFTFEGRFLLKFGEKGTKTGQFSYPWDVAVSSEGKILVSDTRNHRIQLFRQDGTFLNKYGFEGALWKHLDSPRGVAFTQEDHLVVTDFNNHRLLIIRSDCQSARFLGSXGSGNGQFLRPQGVAVDQEDRIVVADSRNHRIQVFQTNGNFLCKLGTQGSSFGQMDRPSGIAVTPDGRIVAVDFGNNRIIMF, from the exons atgacggaa GTTCTGTTGCTGACT GTTCTGTTGCTGACTGTCTGCTCCTGTGCCTGTCCCTCTGCAGGTTCTGTTGCTGACTGTCTGCTTCTGTGCCTGTTCCCTCTGCAG GTTCTGTTGCTGACTGTCTGCTTCTGTGCCTGTCCCTCTGCAG GTTCTGTTGCTGACTGTCTGCTTCTGTGCCTGTTCCCTCTGCAG GTTCTGCATTTCTTCTGTGATACGTGCTCCGTGCCTGTCTTTAGGGAGGCCAGTGTGGGTTGTCACTCGGGCCACAGCCTCCTCTACCTCCAGGATTCCCTGCAGGACTCCAGGACCCTCACCATCCAGCTGCTGGCAGACGCCCAGCGGGGCAGGCACGCTGTACAG CTGAGCATTGAGAAAGCACAGGCCGTTGCTGAGCAGGTGGAACTGAAGGCCATGGTGGTCCAGTCAGAGGTCAAAGCCATCACACAGCGTCATAAGAAGGCCCTAGAGGAACGAGAGTGTGAACTACTGTGGAAA GTTGAGAATATCCGTCAGGTGAAAGCCAAGTCCCTCTATCTCCAGTTAGAGAAGCTGCACCAGAACCTGACCAAGCTGGACAGCACCATCTCTACAGTAACCCAGGTCCTAGAGAAGGGCAGTAGTCTGGACCTGCTGCTGGCCAGAGAGAGCATGCTCCTCCAGATCACAGAGCTTAAGGCCCTCAGGGAGCTGTTACTGCCGCAGGATGATGATCGCATCCTGTTCACCACCCCCGACCAGACCTTGCTCCTCGCCATCCAGTCCCTAGGTCTGGTCAGCTCCGGGGCCTTCGCCCCCCTCACCAAGGCCCAGGGAGAGGGGCTTTGTCGGGGCTTGCAGGGTAAGCAGGCTTCCTTCACTGTGGTGGGGTATGATCATGATGGAGAGCTCAGGCTGTCTGGTGGGGACGGTGTGTCAGCTGTGGTGGTGGCGTCCGATGGTAACCTGCTAAATGCTGAGGTGACCGACCATCAGAACGGGTTGTACACGGTCAGCTACCTGCCCAAGGTAGAAGGAGAACATCTGGTGTCAGTCCTTATCTGCAACCAGCATATCGAAGGCAGCCCCTTTAAAGTGCTGGTCAAGTCTGGCCGTAGCTATGGAGGTATACCCTTGCCGGTGGCCTCGTTCGGCAGGGAGGGGGACGGAGATGGGCAGCTGTGTCGCCCCTGGGGTGT TGTGGACAAAGAGGGCTACATAATCGTAGCTGACCGAAGCAACAACAGGGTGCAGATCTTCAAGCCGTGCGGTTCCTTCCACCACAAGTTTGGTACGCTGGGCTCCAGACCAGGCCAGTTGGACCGACCAGCTGGGGTGGCCTGCGACAGCCAGAGGAGAATCATCGTTGCCGACAAGGATAATCACCGCATCCAGATCTTCACCTTTGAAGGCCGGTTCCTCCTCAAGTTCGGGGAGAAGGGAACCAAGACCGGTCAGTTCAGCTACCCCTGGGACGTGGCGGTCAGCTCGGAGGGAAAGATCCTCGTCTCAGACACCCGGAACCACCGCATCCAGCTCTTCAGGCAGGACGGCACCTTCCTCAACAAGTACGGCTTTGAGGGGGCTCTATGGAAACACTTGGACTCCCCCAGAGGCGTGGCCTTCACTCAGGAGGACCACCTGGTGGTGACAGACTTCAACAACCACCGTCTGTTGATCATCCGGTCGGACTGCCAGTCGGCCCGCTTCCTGGGAT GAGGAAGCGGTAACGGTCAGTTCCTGCGGCCGCAGGGCGTAGCAGTGGACCAGGAGGACCGCATTGTGGTGGCTGACTCCCGGAACCACCGGATCCAGGTGTTTCAAACCAACGGTAATTTCTTATGCAAGTTGGGGACTCAGGGTAGCAGCTTTGGACAGATGGATCGCCCATCGGGTATAGCTGTTACTCCTGACGGAAGGATTGTTGCCGTGGACTTTGGAAACAACCGAATCATTATGTTCTAG